In Streptomyces sp. Li-HN-5-11, the sequence TCGGTCACACGCAGGCCGCCGGGTGGTGGGAGGTGCGTCAGCTTCCAGCCACCTGGCGTTGACACGCTGCCCGAGTGTTGGCCATGGCCTTTCCCGTCGATCTCCGCCGCTGCCAGGTGCTCGGGCTGGCCGGTACCACCTGCCTCGCTCTGGGTGGTGAGACAGCCGGGGCCCTGCCCGTACGGCAGCTCCTGGTCCCCGCCTCCGCCCGCGCCGCCCTCGGCCTGGTCGGTGTGTACTTCGGAGTCGTCCTGCTGATCGCGGCCTGGGCGCTGCTCGGACGGCTCGTGCGCGGCCCCCGGCCGCCGGCTCCGCGCGCCCTGCTGCTCGTCCTCGCCGTCTGGGCGGCACCACTGCTGATCGCGCCACCGCTGTTCAGCCGCGACGTGTACAGCTACCTGGCGCAGGGTGCGATGGTCGACGCGCACATCGACGTCTACGCCCACGGCCCCGCCCGGCTCGGCGGCCCGCTGGCCGACGAGGTCGCCCCGCTGTGGCGGCACACCGCGGCACCGTACGGTCCCGTCTTCCTCGCCGTCGCCTCCGCGCTGTCCGGCCTGACCGGCGGCCAGGTCCCCGCCGGACTCCTCGGCATGCGGCTGGTGGCGCTGTCGGGGCTCGCGCTGATGGCGCTCGCGCTGCCCCGGCTGGCCCGGCACAGCGGCGTCGACCCGTCCGCCGCGCTGTGGCTGGGCGCCCTCAACCCACTGGTCCTGCTGCACCTGGTGGCCGGCGCCCACAACGACGCCCTCATGCTCGGGCTGCTGGGCGTCGGACTGGTCGCGGCGCTCGGCCGGTGGCCGGTCCTGGGGGCCGTGCTGGTCACGCTCGCCGCACTGGTCAAGGCGCCCGCCGCGCTCGGGCTCGCCGCGGTCGTCGTCCTGCGGATCCGCGCCGG encodes:
- the mptB gene encoding polyprenol phosphomannose-dependent alpha 1,6 mannosyltransferase MptB, which gives rise to MAFPVDLRRCQVLGLAGTTCLALGGETAGALPVRQLLVPASARAALGLVGVYFGVVLLIAAWALLGRLVRGPRPPAPRALLLVLAVWAAPLLIAPPLFSRDVYSYLAQGAMVDAHIDVYAHGPARLGGPLADEVAPLWRHTAAPYGPVFLAVASALSGLTGGQVPAGLLGMRLVALSGLALMALALPRLARHSGVDPSAALWLGALNPLVLLHLVAGAHNDALMLGLLGVGLVAALGRWPVLGAVLVTLAALVKAPAALGLAAVVVLRIRAGGRPAPAFLATAAAAASTTAAVTALAGTGYGWIRALGTPVSPQNWALSSLLGRATGALLARLGSGLAPLAVPAWHLLGLAVTAVAVLVIWVRLRPRPVYALGLSLAAVAAFGPAVRPWYALWGLFLIAAAAPDTSIRQRTAAVTALLALAVLPGGGAADTGQLLLAVCGGALGVVVLWQAHQAAQAPALGRTA